One window of Camelina sativa cultivar DH55 chromosome 4, Cs, whole genome shotgun sequence genomic DNA carries:
- the LOC104783132 gene encoding ubiquitin-related modifier 1 homolog 1-like — protein MRLTLEFGGGLELLCDSEKIHKVNVDLPNGAAAADDFTMKHLLSWVRTNLIKERPEMFMKGDTVRPGVLVLVNDCDWELSGQLDTTIEEKDVIVFISTLHGG, from the exons ATGCGATTGACTCTCGAATTCGG GGGTGGGTTAGAGCTGCTCTGTGATTCTGAAAAGATTCATAAAGTTAACGTCGATTTGCCCAAtggagctgctgctgctgatgat TTTACTATGAAGCATTTGCTTTCATGGGTTCGTACAAATCTGATCAAAGAGAGGCCTGAGATGTTCATGAAAGGAGATACTGT GAGACCTGGGGTTCTTGTGCTAGTCAATGACTGTGATTGGGAGCTAAGTGGTCAGCTCGATACTACCATCGAAGAAAAAGATGTTATAGTTTTCATTTCTACTTTGCATGGTGGATAA
- the LOC104783131 gene encoding DNA cross-link repair 1A protein-like, which yields MWNSGEDDDDEFQIYPSSQRKPLQPTNANSNISHRRPNKKPRLSRYPGKENVTPPPSPPPESSSDPSSDYGTDLLCSSSTLDCSSLDCIPSSVDCSIGPICSLGEEDQVLVDKLGNDDCFKANREGYLCNSMEARLSKSRIRLGIDSGIHEDDESDSEFDVLLKLCSESEGNIGGECSIVKDDSIQCPLCSIDISALSEELRQVHTNKCLDNPVNQVPEQLQDSLRKCEKSSSLIEESIDDPVQLPQLVTDVSPVLKWLRSLGLAKYEDVFIREEIDWDTLQSLAEEDLLSIGITSLGPRKKIVNALSGLREAFASSSEAQAQSHCPSAHVTERQRDKTTNRKASEPKKPTANKLITEFFPGQATEGTKIRKAPKDPVAEKSPPDSSSRRAVRRNCNNGKSKVVPHWNCIPGTPFRVDAFKYLTRDCGHWFLTHFHLDHYQGLTKSFNHGKIYCSLVTAKLVNMKIGIPWERLQVLDLGQKVNIAGVDVTCFDANHCPGSIMILFEPANGKAVLHTGDFRYSEEMANWLIGSHISSLILDTTYCNPQYDFPKQEAVIQFVVEAIQAEAFNPKTLFLIGSYTIGKERLFLEVARVLREKIYINPSKLKLLECLGFSKEDMQWFTVKEEESHIHVVPLWTLASFKRLKHVANRYTNRYSLIVAFSPTGWTSGKSKKKSPGRKLQQGTIIRYEVPYSEHSSFTELKEFVQKVSPEVIIPSVNNDGPDSAAAMVSLLVT from the exons ATGTGGAACTCCGGCGAAGATGACGATGACGAATTCCAAATCTATCCTTCCTCTCAGCGTAAACCTCTTCAACCTACAAACGCTAACAGCAACATCTCTCACCGCCGTCCAAACAAGAAGCCCAGACTCAGTCGTTATCCCGGAAAGGAGAATGTGACACCGCCTCCATCTCCGCCTCCTGAATCTAGCTCCGACCCGTCTAGTGACTATGGTACGGATCTGCTCTGCTCGTCTTCTACTCTTGACTGTAGTAGCTTAGATTGTATCCCGTCGAGTGTTGATTGCTCAATTGGTCCGATTTGTTCTCTCGGTgaagaagaccaagttttaGTTGATAAATTAGGAAACGATGACTGTTTTAAGGCGAATCGTGAGGGGTATTTGTGTAATTCTATGGAAGCTAGGTTATCAAAGTCGAGGATTCGTCTAGGGATTGATAGTGGAATCCATGAGGATGATGAATCCGACTCTGAGTTTGACGTCTTGTTAAAGCTTTGCTCTGAGTCTGAGGGTAACATTGGAGGAGAGTGTAGTATAGTCAAGGATGATTCGATTCAGTGCCCATTGTGTTCAATTGATATTTCAGCTTTGAGTGAAGAGCTGAGGCAAGTTCACACCAATAAGTGTCTTGACAATCCTGTTAATCAGGTTCCTGAGCAACTGCAA GACTCCCTGAGGAAATGCGAGAAATCGTCTTCTCTTATTGAAGAATCGATTGATGATCCAGTTCAGCTTCCTCAGCTAGTTACTGACGTGTCTCCAGTGCTTAAATGGCTTAGGAGTCTAGGTTTAGCTAAATATGAAGATGTTTTTATTCGTGAAGAGATTGACTGGGATACCCTTCAGTCACTTGCTGAGGAG GATCTTCTAAGCATAGGTATCACGTCACTTGGTCCCAGAAAGAAGATTGTGAATGCACTTAGCGGACTTAGAGAAGCATTTGCATCTTCATCTGAAGCACAGGCGCAGTCTCATTGTCCAAGTGCCCATGTTACAGAGAGACAGAGGGACAAGACAACCAATCGTAAGGCTAGTGAGCCCAAAAAACCAACTGCAAACAAGTTGATTACAGAATTTTTCCCTGGTCAGGCTACCGAGGGCACGAAGATCCGGAAGGCACCTAAAGATCCTGTCGCGGAAAAGAGTCCACCAGATTCGAGCTCCAGACGTGCTGTGAGAAGAAATTGCAACAATGGAAAATCTAAAGTCGTTCCACACTGGAATTGCATTCCGGGGACACCTTTTCGAGTG GACGCATTCAAGTACCTCACACGCGATTGTGGCCACTGGTTTTTAACCCACTTTCATCTCGATC ATTATCAAGGTCTGACAAAGTCATTTAATCATGGGAAGATATACTGTTCCTTAGTTACCGCGAAGTTGGTGAATATGAAAATTGGTATCCCTTGGGAGAGACTGCAAGTCCTGGACCTTGGCCAGAAGGTTAATATTGCGGGCGTTGATGTGACATGCTTTGATGCAAACCACTGTCCGGGATCCATCATGATACTCTTTGAACCAGCCAACGGTAAG GCTGTTCTACATACGGGTGATTTCCGCTATAGTGAAGAGATGGCAAATTGGTTGATTGGATCTCATATCAGCTCTCTTATTCTTGATACTACATACTGTAATCCCCAG TATGACTTTCCAAAGCAAGAGGCGGTAATACAGTTTGTTGTTGAGGCTATTCAAGCTGAAGCATTTAATCCCAAGACCCTTTTCTTAATTGGAAGCTACACCATCG GAAAGGAGAGGCTGTTCTTAGAAGTTGCACGTGTGCTACGGGAAAAGATATACATCAATCCTTCAAAACTCAAACTCCTCGAGTGCTTGGGATTCTCAAAGGAAGATATGCAGTGGTTTACAGTGAAAGAAGAGGAGAGCCACATTCACGTTGTTCCCTTGTGGACGCTTGCCAGTTTCAAACGGCTGAAGCATGTTGCTAACCGATACACA AACCGTTACAGTCTTATCGTTGCATTTTCTCCTACTGGTTGGACATCTGGCAAGTCTAAAAAGAAGTCCCCAGGAAGAAAGTTGCAACAGGGTACAATCATAAG gtACGAGGTTCCTTACAGTGAGCATAGCAGCTTCACGGAGCTAAAAGAGTTTGTGCAAAAAGTGTCGCCTGAAGTGATCATACCGAGTGTTAACAACGATGGACCTGACTCGGCAGCTGCAATGGTGTCTTTGTTGGTAACGTAG